A region of the Massilia sp. erpn genome:
TGTTGAGCGGGTCGGTCAGCGCTTCCAGGATCTCGTTGGACGAGATGGTGAAGGAGCGCGGAATGCCTTCCGACAGGTTGCGGCCCTTGACTTCCATTTCCTTGACTTCGGAGCCAGGGAAGGCGGAGCCGATGGCCTTCTTGATCGCTTCGGCGGTCTGTTCGCCGATCAGCATGCCGTAGTTGCGGCGGATGTAGTTGACGATGGCTTCATCGAATTTGTCGCCGCCCACGCGCACCGAACCTTTGTACACCATGCCACCCAGCGAGATGATGCCCACTTCGGTGGTGCCGCCGCCGATGTCGACCACCATCGAGCCGGTCGCGTCGGATACCGGCAGGCCGGCGCCGATCGCCGCCGCCATCGGCTCTTCGATCAGGTAGACCTGGGAGGCGCCGGCGCCCAGCGCCGATTCACGGATCGCGCGGCGTTCCACCTGGGTCGAACCGCAGGGAACGCAGATGATGATGCGTGGCGAAGGACGGAAGAATTTAGAGTCGTGCACCATGCGGATGAACTGCTTGAGCATCTGCTCGGTGACGGTGAAGTCGGCGATCACGCCGTCTTTCATCGGGCGGATCGCCTCGATATTGCCAGGCACTTTGCCCAGCATCTGTTTTGCTTCCTTGCCGACTGCCTGGATCGTTTTCTTGCCATTCGGGCCGCCTTCCTGGCGGATTGCTACGACCGATGGTTCATCGAGCACGATGCCCGAGCCGCGGACGTAGATAAGGGTGTTGGCCGTGCCCAGATCGATGGCCAGATCGGAAGAGATATACCTGCGTAAAAAACCAAACATGAGTGTCCTGTAGCGCTGTGCCCGCGCGGTGGGCAGTTATCGGGAGTCCTGTGCAGATGCCGCAGCGCGGGAATTCAGCGCCAGCAACGCATCAACCCGCCATTCTACCTTATAATCTGCCTGCTATTTGTCAAAAATCCACAGGAAAATGCGGCTTCGTAAGCCATATTTTGCGGGATATTCGCCGGGGTTTATACGTCAGATAGCAGAAATTATAAGTAAATTATCAACACTACAATTTAACGCGCGGTTCAGCCGCGCTGCACGCCATGTCCCTGACACCATCCGACGTAAAACGCATCGCCCATCTGGCCCAATTGGAAATGGGCGACGAGCAGTCCGCCATCATGCTGGAAAAGCTGAACGGCATCTTTGCGCTGGCCGAACAGATGCAGGCGGTGAATACCGACGGCGTCGCGCCGCTGAGCCATCCGCTGGCCGCCCACATGGACAATATCGCCCTGCGCCTGCGCGAGGACGCGCCGACCGAGCCGAATCGCCGCGAGGCTTACCAGCAGGTCGCGCCGAAGACCGAAGACGGCCTGTATCTGGTGCCGAAAGTGATCGAATAAGCAGGCCTGCCCGCGCCGCGTTGCCCTTTCGCCGCGCCGCGCGCCCTGCCCGTCCCGCACCGCCGAACCGAATTGACGAAACCCATGCATACCAAAACGATTAAAGAGCTGTCCACGCTCCTGCAAAACAAAGCGATCAGCGCCACCGCGCTGGCCACGCACTTCCTCGACCGCATCGAGGCGAGCGACCTGAATGCCTTCCTGCACGTGGACCGCGCCCTGACCCTGGCCCAGGCGGCCGAAGCCGACCAGCGCCTGGCCGCCGGCAATGCCGGCCCGCTGACCGGCGTGCCCATCGCCCACAAGGACATCTTCGTCACCAAGGACTGGCGCTCCACCGCCGGCTCGAAGATGCTGGCCAACTATGTCAGCCCCTTCAACGCCACCGTGGTCGAGAAATTCAATGCAGCCGGCATGGTCACGCTGGGCAAGCTCAATTGCGACGAATTCGCCATGGGTTCGGGCAATGAGAACTCGGCTTTCGGCCCGGTACTGAACCCCTGGGACAAAAAAGCCGTGCCGGGTGGCTCCTCGGGCGGTTCCGCCGCCGCCGTCGCCGCGCGCCTGGCGCCCGGCGTGACCGGCACCGACACCGGCGGTTCGATCCGCCAGCCGGCAGCCTTCTGCGGCATCACCGGCATCAAGCCGACCTACGGCCGCGTGTCGCGCTTCGGCATGATCGCCTTCGCCTCCTCGCTCGACCAGGGTGGCCCGATGGCGCAGACGGCGGAAGACTGCGCCCTGCTGCTGTCGGCCATGGCCGGCTTCGACGAGCGCGATTCCACCAGCCTGTCGCCGGAACAGGGTGGCGTGCATGAAGACTTCAGCCGCGACCTGGACCAGCCCCTGACCGGCCTGCGCATCGGCGTGCCGCGCGAATACTTCGGCGAAGGCCTGGCGGCCGACGTGGAAAAGGCCGTGCGCGCCGCGCTGCAGAAATACGTGGAACTGGGCGCCACCCTGGTCGACATCTCGCTGCCGAACACCAAGCTGTCGATTCCGGCCTACTACATGATCGCCCCGGCGGAAGCCTCGTCCAACCTGTCCCGTTTCGACGGCGTGCGCTTCGGCCACCGCGCCGCCGAGTACAAGGATCTGCAGGACATGTACAAGAAAACCCGCGCCGAAGGCTTCGGCCCCGAGGTGCAGCGCCGCATCATGGTCGGCACCTATGTGCTGTGCCACGGCTACTACGACGCCTACTACCTGAAGGCGCAGAAGATCCGCCGCCTGATCGCCCAGGACTTCGAAGCGGTGCTGAACGGCCCGAACGCCGTCTGCGACGTGATCATGGGTCCGGTGGCGCCGAGCGTGGCCTGGGACATCGGCGACAAGGCCGACGATCCGGTGGCCAACTACCTGGCCGACATCTTCACCCTGTCCACCAGCCTGGCGGGCCTGCCCGGCATGTCGATCCCTTGCGGCTTCGGCGAAGGCGAGAAGAACGGCAATCGTCCGGTCGGCCTGCAAATCATCGGCAACTACTTCAGCGAAGCGAAGCTGCTGAATGTCGCCCACCAGTACCAGCTGGCGACCGACTGGCATAAGCGCGCGCCCCAGGGCATCTAAAAGAACACAGGAATAGCGAGAACAATATGGAATGGGAAGTCGTTATCGGTCTTGAGAACCACGTGCAGCTCACGACCGGCTCCAAAATTTTCAGCGGTTCGCCAACCACTTTCGGCGCCGAACCCAATACCCAGGCCAGTCCGGTGGACCTGGCCCTGCCCGGCGTGCTGCCGGTGATGAACAAGGCGGCCGTGGAACGCGCCATCCGCTTCGGCCTGGCCGTGGGCGCCAAGGTCGCGCCGCGCTCCATCTTCGCACGCAAGAACTACTTCTACCCCGACCTGCCGAAGGGCTACCAGATCAGCCAGTTCGAAGACCCGGTGGTGCAAGGCGGCCAGCTGACCTTCGGCTACGAGAAGGATGGCGAATTCGTCACCAAGACCGTGAACCTGACGCGCGCCCACCTGGAAGAAGACGCCGGCAAGTCGCTGCACGAGGACTACCACGGCATGTCGGGCATCGACTTGAACCGCGCCGGCACGCCGCTGCTGGAAATCGTGTCCGAGCCTGAAATCCGCAGCGCCGCCGAAGCCGTGGCCTACGCCAAAGCCCTGCACGGCCTGGTGGTCTGGCTCGGCGTCTGCGACGGCAATATGCAGGAAGGCTCCTTCCGCTGCGACGTCAACGTGTCCGTGCGTCCGAAAGGCCAGAAGGAATTCGGCACCCGCTGCGAGATCAAGAACCTGAACTCCTTCCGCTTCATCGAAGAAGCCGTGCACGTCGAAGTGCGCCGCCAGATCGAACTGATCGAAGACGGCGGCAAGGTGGTGCAGGCAACCCGCCTGTACGATCCGGACAAGAAGGAAACCCGCGCCATGCGCAGCAAGGAAGACGCGCAGGACTACCGCTACTTCCCGGACCCGGACCTGCCGCCGCTGACCATCTCGCAAGAGTGGATCGAGCAGGTGAAGGCCGACATGCCCGAGCTGCCGGCATCCATGCGCGCCCGCTTCATCGAGCAGTACAAGCTGTCCGAGTACGATGCGCTGATCCTGACCTCGTCCAAGGCCATGGCCGGCTACTATGAAGCCGTGGTGGCGCAAGCCGGCATGGACAACGCCAAGGTCGCGGCCAACTGGCTGATGGGCGACGTCTCCTCGACGCTGAACCGCGCCGACGTCGGCATCGAAGAAGCGCCGGTGACGCCGGCGCAGCTGGGCAATATGCTCAAGCGCATCGCCGACGGCACCATCTCCAACAAGATCGCCAAGGAAGTCTTCGGCGCCATGTGGGAAGCCCCATCTGCCGACGACAACCTCGTCGATGCCATCATCGAAGCCAAGGGTCTGAAGCAGATTTCCGACGTCGGCGCGCTGGAAGCCATCGTCAACGAAGTCATCGCCAACAACGAGAAGTCCGTTGAGCAGTACCGCGCCGGCAAGGAAGCGGCCATCAACGCCCTGATCGGCCAAGCCATGAAAGCCTCGAAAGGCAAGGCCAACCCCGGCCAGCTGACCGAGCTGCTGAAGCAAAAACTGGCGGGCTGATAAGCGCGCCAATAAAAAAACCGGGGCTGGGCCCCGGTTTTTTTTCGTCCTGATTTTCGTTCAAGCCGCGATGGCGAGGCGCTCGCCCATCCAGCGCAGTATGTCGGCGAAGATGGCGTCGCGGTTGGTTTCGTTGAAGTTCTCGTGGTAGTTGGCGGGATGGCGGTGGTAGTCGAGCAGCTTGCCGTCGATGGTCTTCAGCATGGCTTCGCTGGCGTCGGCATTGGCCAGCTTGTCGTCGCCGGCCACCACGGCGTAGACCGGGAAGCGCCAGGTCGGCATCTGCTCCACCAAGCCTTTTTGCGCCTGCTGCAAGGCGTAGCCGAAACGCGCCGTGATTTCGGTGGCACGGATATTGTCGCGCTCATCGGCATAGTGGCGCTCGGTGATGGTCTTGTCGTGGGTCAGCTTGTCGGTCAGCGATTCCAGCGGTACTTTCATGGTCGGCATCACGGCCGCGATCAGGCCGGACAAGGCGACCAGGATGCCCGGCACCTTGATCGCATTCACGTAGTAAGGCGAGGACAGGATGAAGCCTTTCACCGTGTCGTCGCGCTGCAGGCGCTCTAGTCCCAGTTTGGTGGCAATCAGCGCGCCCATCGAATGACCCATGATGAAGACCGGCAGGCCGTGGTAGTGCAAGCGCACCCAGTGCAGGAAGAGTTCCGCCTCGTCGAGGAAGATGTCGAAATCGGGAATGTCGACGCGGCGCGCATTTTCGTGGCCGCACATATCGAAGCTGACGGTGGCAAAGCCGTACTGGCGGAAGTAGCGCGCCGGGGTCACGTAGTCGCCCGCGTGGGCCATGCCGCCGTGCAGGGCCAGGATCACCGCGTGCGGCTGCGCCGGTTCCCACACATGCACCTTGCGCTCCACGCCGCCCCGTCCCTTGAACTGCGCGATCCGGTCTTCCGAAAATCTCATCCCTGCTCCTCATTGGAATTATTTGCCGCGGCCATGCCGGCAAGCGCTCACTACGCCGGTCCAGTATAGCCAGAATTACAATGAATGGGCAAGCCGGCCCAAGGATAGCGCGCGGCAAGCCGCGCGCCGGGGGAACATCAGGAAGTGATGCTGAGGGTGATGCCCATCTCCGTCAGCAGGCTCAGATCGGCCAGGGTGAAATCCAGGCTGTAGGCGCCCTGTTCGGGCTCGGCGACGGTGAAGGCGATGCGCAGCTCGGCCGCGATCGACGCCACGTCGAAGGTGATGCCGCGCGCCTCGCATTCGTGCAGGTAGGCGCGGATCTGGCGCATCAGGGTGTCGGGATTGCTTTCCTCGCCCAGATTGACATAGAAGCCGTCGTCGATGCGCACCCGGCCATCCGGCCGCACATCGCCCTTCTTCCAGTCGCTTTCCGGTTCGCTGGGCAGGCCGTCCCGCACGTCGGCCACGGTGGTCTCGTCACCGTAGACTTTCAA
Encoded here:
- a CDS encoding rod shape-determining protein, whose product is MFGFLRRYISSDLAIDLGTANTLIYVRGSGIVLDEPSVVAIRQEGGPNGKKTIQAVGKEAKQMLGKVPGNIEAIRPMKDGVIADFTVTEQMLKQFIRMVHDSKFFRPSPRIIICVPCGSTQVERRAIRESALGAGASQVYLIEEPMAAAIGAGLPVSDATGSMVVDIGGGTTEVGIISLGGMVYKGSVRVGGDKFDEAIVNYIRRNYGMLIGEQTAEAIKKAIGSAFPGSEVKEMEVKGRNLSEGIPRSFTISSNEILEALTDPLNNIVSAVKNALEQTPPELGADIAEKGMMLTGGGALLRDLDRLLMEETGLPVLVAEDPLTCVVRGSGMALERMDQLGSIFSYE
- the gatC gene encoding Asp-tRNA(Asn)/Glu-tRNA(Gln) amidotransferase subunit GatC, whose translation is MSLTPSDVKRIAHLAQLEMGDEQSAIMLEKLNGIFALAEQMQAVNTDGVAPLSHPLAAHMDNIALRLREDAPTEPNRREAYQQVAPKTEDGLYLVPKVIE
- the gatA gene encoding Asp-tRNA(Asn)/Glu-tRNA(Gln) amidotransferase subunit GatA; the protein is MHTKTIKELSTLLQNKAISATALATHFLDRIEASDLNAFLHVDRALTLAQAAEADQRLAAGNAGPLTGVPIAHKDIFVTKDWRSTAGSKMLANYVSPFNATVVEKFNAAGMVTLGKLNCDEFAMGSGNENSAFGPVLNPWDKKAVPGGSSGGSAAAVAARLAPGVTGTDTGGSIRQPAAFCGITGIKPTYGRVSRFGMIAFASSLDQGGPMAQTAEDCALLLSAMAGFDERDSTSLSPEQGGVHEDFSRDLDQPLTGLRIGVPREYFGEGLAADVEKAVRAALQKYVELGATLVDISLPNTKLSIPAYYMIAPAEASSNLSRFDGVRFGHRAAEYKDLQDMYKKTRAEGFGPEVQRRIMVGTYVLCHGYYDAYYLKAQKIRRLIAQDFEAVLNGPNAVCDVIMGPVAPSVAWDIGDKADDPVANYLADIFTLSTSLAGLPGMSIPCGFGEGEKNGNRPVGLQIIGNYFSEAKLLNVAHQYQLATDWHKRAPQGI
- the gatB gene encoding Asp-tRNA(Asn)/Glu-tRNA(Gln) amidotransferase subunit GatB, yielding MEWEVVIGLENHVQLTTGSKIFSGSPTTFGAEPNTQASPVDLALPGVLPVMNKAAVERAIRFGLAVGAKVAPRSIFARKNYFYPDLPKGYQISQFEDPVVQGGQLTFGYEKDGEFVTKTVNLTRAHLEEDAGKSLHEDYHGMSGIDLNRAGTPLLEIVSEPEIRSAAEAVAYAKALHGLVVWLGVCDGNMQEGSFRCDVNVSVRPKGQKEFGTRCEIKNLNSFRFIEEAVHVEVRRQIELIEDGGKVVQATRLYDPDKKETRAMRSKEDAQDYRYFPDPDLPPLTISQEWIEQVKADMPELPASMRARFIEQYKLSEYDALILTSSKAMAGYYEAVVAQAGMDNAKVAANWLMGDVSSTLNRADVGIEEAPVTPAQLGNMLKRIADGTISNKIAKEVFGAMWEAPSADDNLVDAIIEAKGLKQISDVGALEAIVNEVIANNEKSVEQYRAGKEAAINALIGQAMKASKGKANPGQLTELLKQKLAG
- a CDS encoding alpha/beta fold hydrolase yields the protein MRFSEDRIAQFKGRGGVERKVHVWEPAQPHAVILALHGGMAHAGDYVTPARYFRQYGFATVSFDMCGHENARRVDIPDFDIFLDEAELFLHWVRLHYHGLPVFIMGHSMGALIATKLGLERLQRDDTVKGFILSSPYYVNAIKVPGILVALSGLIAAVMPTMKVPLESLTDKLTHDKTITERHYADERDNIRATEITARFGYALQQAQKGLVEQMPTWRFPVYAVVAGDDKLANADASEAMLKTIDGKLLDYHRHPANYHENFNETNRDAIFADILRWMGERLAIAA